A window from Culex pipiens pallens isolate TS chromosome 3, TS_CPP_V2, whole genome shotgun sequence encodes these proteins:
- the LOC120420462 gene encoding cytochrome P450 9e2-like produces the protein MVVALLITLALPALLLYLLYRWSIATYDYFERRAVPFPKPVPLFGNLWPFLAGKTTGVESASAGYWQFPEARFSGFFNFRRPGYLVHDLDLLKRITIKDFDHFVDHSFNVSPEVDPFLGRSLFFSEGLRWRHGRAGLSPAFTGSKMRNMFELLATYSEGAMQRLARGGKVEREAKDLFQRLGNDVMTSISFGIDTDSVQDPDNEFFRNGLRLSITSGIQGLKFFLSTVIPPQVFIFLGLRLTPRDVADFYEDIVTRTIRYREENNVVRPDFIHLLMQARKNELKQEQVDENLASAGFSTVQEFLPAANQENPVKWTDLEITAAAASFFFGGIETTATALCFVLYELSLNPDCQEKLRQEIDTVQEGLGSDRLTYESMQKMKYLDMVITETLRLWPPIALTNRRCTKEYVMENTDGTKVTLEKGDTLQIPVQAIQRDPRYYPNPLRFDPERFSDENRHAINQDAYLPFGAGPRNCIGSRLALMQAKCFLYYLLSYFDVEISAKTDVPMKMKKRTIGVNSRSGFWFHLVPRVK, from the exons ATGGTCGTGGCACTGCTGATCACGTTGGCCTTGCCAGCGCTTCTGCTGTACCTGTTGTACCGCTGGAGCATCGCCACCTACGATTACTTCGAACGGCGCGCCGTTCCGTTCCCCAAACCGGTCCCACTCTTCGGCAACCTGTGGCCATTCCTGGCCGGCAAAACCACCGGCGTTGAATCCGCCTCGGCCGGCTACTGGCAGTTTCCGGAGGCTCGCTTTTCCGGCTTCTTCAACTTTCGCCGGCCGGGCTACCTGGTGCACGATCTGGACCTGCTGAAGCGCATAACGATCAAGGACTTTGACCATTTTGTGGACCACTCGTTCAATGTTTCGCCCGAGGTGGACCCGTTTCTCGGTCGTTCGCTGTTCTTTTCCGAGGGACTTCGATGGAGGCATGGCCGGGCCGGACTTAGTCCGGCGTTTACCGGCAGCAAGATGCGGAACATGTTTGAGCTGTTGGCGACGTACAGCGAGGGAGCGATGCAGAGGTTGGCTCGAGGGGGGAAAGTTGAACGGGAGGCGAAGGATCTGTTTCAACG ACTTGGCAACGACGTGATGACCTCGATCTCGTTTGGCATCGATACTGACTCCGTGCAAGATCCCGACAACGAGTTCTTCCGGAATGGCCTTCGATTATCCATTACATCCGGCATCCAAGGGTTAAAGTTCTTCCTCTCAACCGTGATTCCGCCGCAAGTATTCATATTTTTGGGATTGCGACTGACCCCGCGTGACGTTGCCGACTTTTACGAGGACATCGTAACGAGGACGATCCGGTATCGCGAGGAGAACAACGTAGTCCGGCCGGACTTTATCCATCTGTTGATGCAAGCTCGCAAGAATGAACTCAAACAGGAGCAAGTGGACGAAAACCTAGCTAGTGCGGGATTCTCAACCGTTCAAGAATTTCTTCCGGCAGCCAACCAGGAGAACCCTGTCAAGTGGACCGATTTGGAGATCACCGCCGCCGCAGCGTCCTTTTTCTTCGGCGGAATTGAAACCACCGCAACTGCCCTCTGCTTCGTGCTGTACGAACTTTCCCTAAATCCAGACTGCCAAGAAAAGCTCCGCCAGGAAATCGACACCGTCCAAGAAGGCCTTGGAAGCGATCGACTAACCTACGAATCCATGCAAAAGATGAAATACCTGGACATGGTCATCACGGAAACCCTTCGCCTGTGGCCACCGATCGCCCTCACGAACCGACGCTGCACCAAGGAGTACGTCATGGAAAACACCGACGGAACCAAAGTTACCCTCGAAAAGGGCGACACTCTGCAAATCCCCGTTCAAGCAATCCAACGGGATCCACGCTACTACCCAAACCCGCTGCGATTCGATCCGGAGCGGTTTTCGGACGAGAATCGGCACGCCATCAACCAGGATGCGTATCTTCCGTTCGGAGCTGGGCCGCGGAACTGTATCGGATCGCGGCTTGCTCTGATGCAGGCCAAGTGCTTCCTGTACTATCTGTTGAGCTATTTTGACGTGGAAATATCCGCCAAGACTGATGTCCCGATGAAGATGAAAAAGCGGACGATTGGGGTGAACTCGCGCAGTGGGTTTTGGTTCCACCTGGTGCCGCGTGTCAAGTAA